The DNA segment AATGCAGAAGTTCCAAGCGGCGCAGATGCTAGTCCATCTGGACAGTCAAGTGATGGTAGGCGACCACCTGGTGAAGGAACAACAAGCAGGCGCGCAAGGCCAAGGCGTCGTCGCGCAGCAGGCGATTCCATGGTGTAACAATGCTATCGATTTAGGAAATAAAATGCTATTGTGATGTGATGAGTGTTCGGACTAAATACTTCTATTGTGTAATTTCAATTGAATGTTGTTGTAATGAGTACCTCCGACTATTgttgtactagtagtattgCGAACTATTCGTTGTTGTATCATAATGTTATCGTGATGAGTGTTCGGACTAAGTACTCATATCGTGTAACTGCAGTTATTGTTGTAATCAGAAATATTCGGTATTGTGactcttttgtttgtttgtactCTTGTTTAATATGTGTTAGTAATTCGCTTATGAACATTTATTACTTATGTTGAACTAATTATTTCTATGTTTCTGATCAATCTATTTGCTGCAGGTATGGCGTACGACACACCGGCGCTGTTGAACCGTGGGATTGACAGGAACCACCGCTCGTTCCTGTCAGCAGTCGAGGGTGCACAGCTCGGCACCTTCCGTCCACGCACGTCGCGCGAGTGGTTGCGTGTCGACCCCCGTCACGTTCCTTGGTACGCGTATGTTCACATTTCAACTCAACTTTGCTTTGTGTTGTACTTATGTTTAATGTTTGCTCTATACAGGTTGCGTGCGGCAGGCCTTCTACCACTTTGTAGGCttgttgaggcggcggcggacgaccgTGACCCAGCGAAGCGGTGGGATGCAGACCGGTCACTCTTTGCCGCTCTGGTAGACAGCTGGAGACCTGAGACGCACACGTTCCACCTTCCCTGTGGGGAGATGGCTCCGACACTACAGGACGTGTCGTACCTGCTCGGGCTACCGCTGGCCGGAGCACCAGTTGGTCCCGTGGACGGTGTTTTTGGGTGGAAGGAGGATATCACTGCGCGCTTCGAGCAGGTGATGCGCCTTCCACACCTAGGACCGGCCAACACCCTTCCTCCGTACTCTACCGTCGGGCCTAGCAAGGCTTGGTTGCTCCAGTTCACTGTAAGTAAATAAGTTGTTATTATCATACATGCTTATTTGCGGTCAACAGAGTGTTTTGTACTAAAATTTCATTCTTAATTGTAGGCGGACCTTCTGCACCCTGACTCTGATGATTACTCGGTCCGACGCTCCCTTGAGGCGTACCTGTTGTGGTTGTTCGGGTGGGTGATGTTCACTAGCACCCACGGGCACGCTGTGGACTGCCGGCTGGTCCACTACGCACGGTCCATCGCGGATGCTCAGCCACAGGACGTGCCGCAGTGGAGCTGGGGTTCTGCCGTGCTAGCAGCCACGTACCGTGCCCTCTGTGAGGCGTGCACGAAGACTGACGCGGGAGCGATCATCGCTGGTTGCCCTATGTTGCTTCAGCTTTGGGCAGCCGAGAGGTTTGCCATAGGTCGACCAGTGGTGGACAGCGCACCCTACGGGGTTGGTCGCAACGCGCAGTGGCCAGAGGACGGTCCCACGATGGGGACTTACTGGTGTCGACGTGGGGTTAGTGCAACTTCACTGCGTTATAAGTTTATCAGtcgtcttctttttttatcatcacATAACATGTCTAATTCCGATCATGTTTATTGCAGCGTCGTTACGCTCACGTCCAGGTGAGACGAGGTTACCCGGACTTCGTGTTTGAGTTTGACCGTCTCCAGCTGAGCGACGTCATCTGGGAGCCGTACACAGAAGAGGCCGTCGCTGCGAGAGCACCGCTAGGACTTTCGTCCTTGTGCACACGCGACCAGGCTTACTGGCTCACCATCCTGCCGATGGTGTTCGACATTTTCGTTGAGCCTCACTGCCCGGAGCGTGTGATGAGACAGTTCGGACTTAGGCAGGTATTTCCGGGCAACGTGCAGCCGACCGTCCTCCCTGCCGACCACTCGTGAGTTCGGATTGttcatttcaaaaattttatggtaATTACTTCATCGAGCCATATAATTTACCTCTCTTCACAGGTTGACTCGACGGGGACAGCTAGCAGGCGCACTTTGGGCTCCACGTGTACAGCAGTACGTTGACGACTGGGTGTTAGCTACAGAGGAGGTGATCAACGAGCTCTTCCCACACACGGAGGAGAACTACCGTGACTACCTTCGCTGGTACCTTCCTCGCACTCGTGCGCGTGTGACCTTCACTCCAGACGCCCTAGAGCCGCACGCTGCCACTGTCACAGACGCGTATCCCACGCACCGTGACCGAGACTACTTCGTGGGGGTACGTCGAATTTGTATTAGTTTTTACAATTATTTCATTTGTCTTGCATAATATAGGACAATTACTGAATTTTTTATTTCCATCTTGCATAGGCCGATGCCGCACGGGATATCAGTGCCGATATCACCGCAGTCCAAGTGAGGTTGAACAGAGGTTTGCACTTGACTGACGTTGAGCAGAGGGTGACCTTCGACCGGATGCAGGAGAAGATGCGTGCGGTCATGCGCGTCTTCTCTTGTCGCAGCGCCGTGGACGTCGTCCCTCCAGCTGGTCCGGTACAACCACGGCCTCGCGCGCCTACCGTCGGAGCAGGACCTCGACCTACGGCACCTGTTTCGCACGGTACTGCTCAGCCCAGAGGTTTCTTaagttttgtttctgtttttgtaCGAAAACATCACCCCGTCGTAACTTGATGTTCCATCCTCGCAGGACCTCGTTTGCCTTCGAGCGCCCCTAGCTTCGGAGCAGTGCGACCTACAGCACCGGTTTCGCACGGTACATTTCAGCCCAGAGGTTAGTTCATTTTTGTTTCAGCTTTTGCACGAATATGTCACCATGTTTTAACTGCACGTTTCCTCATCGCAGGACCTCGTCTGCCTTCGAGCGCGTTCGCAGCCACGACCGGCGCTTCCGTGATCTCCGCAGGGGCATTCGCCAGCACTTCCGGCGCGTTCGCCAGCTCTTCCTCTCACGGAGCGTCGATCCCTCGCCCACACGgtactttaatttttattaatactATTAAATACCTGTATGAAACTGATGGTCCTTGTCCAGCAGGATTTGCAGCCGGGATCTTCGGTACTGGGGCCTCTTCGTCTCACGCCGGTAGGACTGGTCCTACTAGCCAGTTCTACGACGACGACTTGCACGGTGCACACCACCACGACGTACTAGGCTCCTCTCAGCTTGGAGGAGCTCCAGAGGCGCACACTCAGGAGCAGCCAGAGGTCACACCTGTACAGGCAGGACGGGTTGGCCGTGCCATACCCCCGGACCGACTCACGTACTCCCAGGGGCACGTTAGGGCGCAGGGTAGGAGGGACAGGGGTAAGAGGCCTCGTCAGTAGTGTTCTACCTCTTCAGTCCTTATGTGACCGTTTCTTTTGGCTTACAAACTTGTAAAGCAGTACTACTTTTGCTATTACTACTGCAGTACTACTTGTGTTTGTCTCGTCTACATAGTTCTTATCATTCATATGGTGCTAGAACAACTTATGCTCACGACAACACACTTTCGGCGCTTCACGGTAGTGTCAGATCCAGTAGCGCGCACAGTCCGCAACAGCACACATGAAAAGCGGCAGCTCGAGTAGTCACTATCAACTTTCGGCACTGCCTGCTGATATAAAGTGAATCATGCCCGCTCGTGCTCGTCTTGTCACATCTAATGAATAATGTATCTCATTGAGTTCACATATATTGCACTGAAAACGACGTTATATAATTGACAATCTGAAGGCAACCTCTTCATATCTTCTTTCCCACTAGCACACAACTAACGAAAATGAAAGCGTCATTCCTTGAGCGTCTCAACTGGCGAAGCGATCCTTTTGCTGGTTGGTTTCCACCATGGTGTGACCGTCCTTTGTGCGATTGTGGGGATGGATGCATACTCAAGTCTTCCCTCATGATACAAACTCGGGGCAGGAGATTCTTCCAATGCGCGAACTTTGATTAGGTATGCTTCATCTATTCGAAGTTCAAatggataaaaaaactaacttcttcGTACACAATTGTAACATCTTACGCAGACATATCGTCCAATGTGCAACTTCATTGAGTGGGTAGACATAGAGAACCCACAAAACGACGGAACACGTGCATACCCACGTAGTGAAACAAGATCAGACTACCTAAGGCGGAAGGATGAGCATGAACGTCGAATTGCTGCTGAGGCTTTAGAATGGTAGGTAAATCCCCTAGGACTCCCCACGTGGCGTGAGCGTCCGGAGTGTCGTTGTGGTGACCGTTGTCAGGTCATAAGGTCCGTAAGGCACCGAACTCGAGGACAAAGGTGTTTCGTGTGTCCAAACATTGTCGACGATGATTTCGTGATAATTACAATTATTCTTTTCATCACTCCTCAGTACTATCATTAACTTAACTATCCCAAAATGGATGTACATAGGAGGATGTAAGGAAATGTCAATTCATACAATGGATTGACACAGTCAGAGTTACTTCAAGTGGCGGGCCGATAACGCAACCTGAACCGACCATACAGTTCATTCATCCTTGGATGGAGTACGAACGTCGGGTGGAAATTGCAAGCTTAGACTGGAGGAACAATCCATTAGGGTTACCTAAATGGTCCGAGCGTCCAAAGTGTGGGTGCAGAGATCGCTGCCAGGTGGCTACATCCTTTGCTGAACAAACATTTGGAAGGAGATATTTTGCCTGCCCCAATGTAGACAACGATTTCGTTGTATGTTGAACCGTTTACAAAATCCGCTATGATTTGCACAAAATTACTACCCAAACTGAATAACATTACTATTTTTACAGGGCAATCCAAGGATGTGTGGATTTACTTGATGCATCGACAATGTCACTCCATCATATCATGGCCAAAAGATAACAGAGTCAGAAACACAAGTAGAGTATCAACGATTGAAGGACCATGAGAATGCAATGCATTCTGACCGACCTAGAAGGGGCCGATAGGTTACTGCATGCTTGATTCGTCGAGATCGACAAATTTGTACCGTGTATCGATGGCACTTCTTATCTATCTTATCATTACAATGTTTAATTatggtggtgaatttttgtATGCGTAAGACTAAGGGCctatttggattgctaccaaaaacatgccctaccaatattttggtaatttgaaTAGTACTTGTGTTTGATTTCGATTGAAGCCTATTCATTGGTAATACCTAATCTACATTTGAGATTATGTAGAACATTCTTCACTACAATTTTACATTTTGGCAGCAAACCAAATATGATCAAATGCAATTTTACCTTACCAAagatttggtagtgccaaaacttgcttATATTTTGGCACTAACAAAATATTTGTACGGTGACATTCCAAATAGGccctaaaaataataaaattgtattttacCAGTCTTGGAGATTTTAATCTTGTAtagttttcaatataaaaagatttgataactattgatatttataaaaaaatatatttctcaaaTAAAGCATAGTATATAATCGCCCTCCCCCAGGGCGGTAAAGGGGCGCCTGCAAAATTCCAGGCCCCCCGCCGCCTCGTTGACGGCCGTCGCCCGAGAGCGAacagccgtctgccacgtcactttcgccgccctctgggatggcgatttttaaaaatcgccctcccagagGGCGGTAGGCGACTACTTCTGTCAATTTTCAAaatggaaaattatttttgtaaaaattttaataaaaaaaattaaaaataaaaaaaattcatctgTTTTCAGCGACCAAAACGGTGACAACGACATGGCCAGCGTGCAGGCTTCCTTGTGCATTGTTCAATGATGGCAACATACACGTGTGGTGCTCCGGTGATACGTCGTCATCGTTATCGCATGCCAGATATACCACTGATGCGTTGTCGCACTAGGGTCGCCGAATTCCGGTGTTCCTCGAAAGGTAGCAATGGGTAATGGCTGTGGCATGTCCTGTCTCGTCACCGTGCCTCTTGGCAGGTGGTGCGTGGTGGCATGGCGAGGCAGGAGAGCGCTAGGGTGGTGGTGGGCAAGCGAGGCAAGAGGTCGTTGGTGATTCTGTTGGTGACGTGCATTTGCATAGAAATCGGTGACACCTTTAAACGCTACTTACCTTATTGGGGGCAATGTCACGACGCCCCCTCGCTTTACCGTGTCTCAAGTGAAATCTCCAAGTGAAAATGTTGTTACAGATGTTCGGAATAGCGACAATGACGTTCTAGCCATCTTCTTGAAGACATTGTATTGGAGGTTCCTTGGCAGTGTGTTTATTGTATCAGGTTTGCTGGCAATGGTTTTGGCAAGTTCTGGACGAATGACTTATTTACAACTCATTTACTCTTTGATATAATATTCCCCTTTCCTTTGGTTTGACGTCAATCGGTAGCGGTGATGGGAGCAAAATTCAATCAACAAGTATCAGCCACCGATTTCGAAGATCTCGCTATCCCACTTTCCTGGTTTAAGGAAGATAAGAACAACATACAACTCTTATAACCTATTGAGAGAAATAACAGTTATATGTAGTCCGAACAATCAACCATAGATGAAAATCCATGTTTTTACAGTGGTGttctagggctgtgtttagttcatgtgccaaattttttttttaagtatatggacacacatttgaagtattaaacgtagactaataacaaaacaaattacatattccgcctgtaaactgcgagacaaatttattaagcctaattaacctttcattagcaaatatttactgtagtatcacattgttaaattatggtgtaattaggctcaaaagattcgtctcacaatttacagtcggactgtgcaattggtttttttttcatccacatttgatgctctatacatgtatccaaacatttgatgtgacggaaaagttgaaagtttgaagaaaaaagttggaaccTAAACACGACCTAGGtagttttctttgtttttaaTCAAGCAGTAattttatactcccttcattccataatataagggattttgagtttttgcttgcaatgtttgatcactcgtcttattcaaatttttttgaaattattaattattttatttgtgacttactttattatctacagtactttaagcacaacttttcgttttttacatttacaaaaaaaattttgaataagacgagtggtcaaacgttgcaagtaaaaactgaaaatcccttatattatgggacggagggagtaattcgtaATCATTCGTCGTACAACCTTTATAATAATCAGGTGTAAGGTATTTGATGTATATGTCTCAAttaatttcattattaaaaGAACCCGTGAAACACATGCCTGAACAGCATAAACAAGTTTCCATCAAGATGGCtagcgtcgtcctcctcgtcgtcttcttcttttaatactccctcattctctaaatatttgatgccgttgacttttttaaacatgtttgaccgttcgtcttattcaaaaacttttgtcaaatgtgtaaaactatatgtatacataaaagtatatttaacaataaatcaaatgataggaaaagaattaacaattacttaaattttttgaataagacgaatggtcaaacatttttaaaaaaatcaacggcgtcaaacattttgggatggatgtagTATTATGCTGGCATCATCTACTAGACTGATTATGTAGTCATTTGATGGAACATAGTGATGACCACTACCACCGAAGAGGAAACTCTCTTCTGGAGTAATCCCCAAAGAATGTCTTCAGAAATCAGACATCGTCtcaatagttataaaaaaatcttaACAATTTTAACAGTATTTATACATGATACATGTACAACTCCATAAGTTTCTAACTCTTATAGTTCTTGGACTCAACTCACACGTgagaaataataaaacaaatccaGCATAAGAATAGTGCCGGTACTATTACTATTTACATCTGGATTTATCTTTATTATTCCTCAAGATGTAGAccaaatttgaagttgattctTACTAGAGTGATAAATGTCACTATACCCTGCACTACCattcttttctattttgttaCAACTATTTCCATTGGTTTGGACAGCAAATGTATACAGGGGAAGAATATCCCGGCAAGATAATCCATTTCCGACCACTTCGTTAAACAAGGCAGGGGTGCGCCGGCACAAATGGTATGTTTGGAGAagatttaactatttgccacttttaagatatAGTTATTAAAGATTTATCACTTGATCTATAACATATAAACTCTCACGTATCTATGACATATGATTTCACTGGTAAATTTTTTATCACCACTCGTAAAAAttgtaaatagttaattattcgtGAACACGATGCAGGGAAGTACGGATGACCAATATAGCGATAATATTTCTCTTGAGAGTACAGTTAATGGCCAGCAAGGAAAGCAATCACTCGATCCATGAGCTTGACGGCCTCGCTGCTGCCGTACTTGCGGACGAAGAAGGCGTGGCCCTCGCCTTCTGACTCGAACCAATCCACCTCTCCGCCCCACCCACTTCGCTTCACGGCGTCGTAGTACGCACGTTCCCTTGGTCTTATCGGGTCCTCCGACGCCGCGCAGACCAGCATCCTCTCGCACGCCAGCTTCGTCAGGCTCGGCGCGCCGGCCGCCATGGGGTTCATCCGCGGATCGTCCAGCCCGCCCTTCGCGTCGGGGAAGATGATCGACCACCTCTTCTTGACGCTTTCCCAGAATTCCTCCGGCTCCCCTTCCATCCTCGTCTCGCCGCAGAACGAAGGGTGGAGCAAGATTGTGCCCTCTATGCGCGCCGGTACCGCGGCGTCCAGGCCACGCACGCCCACGGCGATGGTCATGTTGTGGGCTATGTTCCCGCCAGCGCTGACGCCGGCCAAGAAGACTCGGCCGGTGTCGCCGTGCTCGGACAGCCATGGGTCGGCCCCGGACAACGCCCAGTTGAGCGCCGCCCAGGAGTCGTCGTACGCCGCCGGGAGCAGGTGCTCGGGAGCGAGGCGGTAGTCGACGGAGACAGCGATTAAACGGGCCCTGGCGACGATATCGTTGATGTTGCGGTGGCGCTTAGGGCAGCTAGCTGACCCGACGACGAAGTAGCCGCCGTGGAAGAAGACGAGGATGGGGAGCTTCGTCTTGCCGTCGTCATCGGTAGCAGCCTGGATGGGTGGTAGGTAGAGGCGCACGAAGACGCCGGTGACAACGTCGATGACGACGTCTTTGGAGGTGACGCCGGTGTCGGCGTCGAAGCCGGCGGGCACGGTCTCCATGTCGCCGGTACGGTCGGCGTGGCCATCCTTGTATAATCGGAAGCTACCGGCGTCGACGAGGATCTCGCTGCTGCTCGAATCCATTGCGCAGCTCCCTTCAAGAAAGGTAGTAGCTCCCAAATCGAGCAACGAGAGAGTGGTTTTGTGTGGGGCAGGGCAAATTAATTAGCACCGCATCCCACATTTATTCTTGAGCGGCAACCATATTCTCAACTATAATAATGCTATCATATAGACAacaatagaaaaataagactCACATACTAGTAATTATATTGATAGTGACATTATGATAGAGGATCACGTATGGTTATACCAACCATCTAAATCGTTGTTTGCAACTTCCCACTTAGAATTATATTGGTACTGTAGTACTCatctgtttatatatatatatatatatatatatatatatatatatatatatatatatatatatatatatatatatatatatatatatatatatatatatatatatatatatatatatggtgttcTTTATTTTGAAATACTAGCAAAATACTCATGCTTTGTTAtgggtaaaagaaaatatattataatatgtcatagacaaaatatattttcatcaaATATCAGTATCACTTGTTCgcttatttaaatatatatagcattCACTTATTTGAAACAAATACTTTGTTTGAAAGAAATAATGAACTTTTCCATAATATCAGAAAATATCAGGGGCTAATatataaaaactgaaaaaaaatggtggggtgACAGTGGCAGATTCATTGCTCCCATCACCAATGTCTTTTAAAATAGTATAGATAACATCTAATCAAGTGTCTTAGTGAAAGtattgtttattttgttgtgattttttattaaatgtaTTTCAAgcataacttatatttttaaaattttgaaagaagACAGCTGATCAAACATCATATAAAAACTagcattttcatatattttaaaaaataaagtatattgTTAAAATAgtaagaagataaaaaaaaagtacacccaTTGAGACTTGCAAGTATTAATCTTTACTATGTTGACATGA comes from the Oryza glaberrima chromosome 9, OglaRS2, whole genome shotgun sequence genome and includes:
- the LOC127784906 gene encoding tuliposide A-converting enzyme b1, amyloplastic-like, with translation MDSSSSEILVDAGSFRLYKDGHADRTGDMETVPAGFDADTGVTSKDVVIDVVTGVFVRLYLPPIQAATDDDGKTKLPILVFFHGGYFVVGSASCPKRHRNINDIVARARLIAVSVDYRLAPEHLLPAAYDDSWAALNWALSGADPWLSEHGDTGRVFLAGVSAGGNIAHNMTIAVGVRGLDAAVPARIEGTILLHPSFCGETRMEGEPEEFWESVKKRWSIIFPDAKGGLDDPRMNPMAAGAPSLTKLACERMLVCAASEDPIRPRERAYYDAVKRSGWGGEVDWFESEGEGHAFFVRKYGSSEAVKLMDRVIAFLAGH